DNA from Terriglobus tenax:
AACGGATACACGGCCTGCTCCGCCGCAATAAGCGTGGGCACGCAGGCGCCGGACGGCATGCGGCTCTCGCGCGACAACGGCCCCGTGGCGTCGTTGGCAAAAGATCTTGACTCCGCCGCAGCTTTCAAACAGCGCGTGGTGGACGACCTGCTGAGCCTGCACGACCTGCAGAAGGCTCCCGTTGTCATGGCCGAGGATTATCACGGCCCGGTGCTGTTCAGCGGCGATGCGGCAACCGATGTGCTGAACCGCCTCTTCGTTCCGCACGTGGAGGCAGACAAGCCGGACGCCGGCACCCTGGCACGCACGCAGGGCGCCTTCTCCTCCAGCTGGAAGCAGCGCGTTCTGCCGGATTTCTTTGACGTGAAGGACGATCCTTCCATGAAGACCTTCCAGGGAACCTCCCTGGTGGGAGCCTATGACATGGACGACGAAGGCGTGCCCGCACAGCCGGTACAACTGGTGTCCAAGGGCATTCTGCAGAACTACCTTGTCAACCGCGAGCCGGTGAAAGATTTTCCGGAATCGAACGGCCACGGCCGTGCCGCAATCGGCCGCCGCGCCGAGTCGCACTCCGGCGTGATGATCTTCACGCCGACAAAGACGACTCCGGCTAAAGATCTGGAGAAGAAGATCGTCGCCCTGGCGGAGGAGCAGAACCGTCCCTTCGTCTACATCGCGGAGACGATGGGTGGCGACCTTGTACCCCGTGTGCTCTATCGCGTAACGCCGGACGGCAAACGGGAACTGGTGCGTGGCGCGGTCTTCGATGAACTGGACCAGCGCAGCCTGCGCAGCGATATTACCGCGGCGGGTGACGACCCCTTCGTGCAGAACTCGCTCTCTCCGCTGCCGCAAACCACCATTGCGCCCTCGCTGCTGTTCGGCGACATCGCCGTAAAACGCGCACAGGCAGAACAGCAGAAGCTGCCCTACTACGCTCCACCGAAGTAAGCTGAGAGAACCATGCACCTTGATCCGCAACTGATGCGCACCATCGCCCTCGCCTTCTTCATCCTGCTGGTCTTCTCCAGCCGTATGAGCAAGGGTTCTGTAAAGCAGACACCGGAAGGTCCTGCCTTTCCTATCAAGCCGCTGTTCGCCATCTCGCGCTGGCTGCTGCTGATTGTGTACATCGGCCTGGTCGCTTCTCTTTCCATCATGCACGTCAGCAAGGTGCCGCCGGTTTGGGTGCTCGCCATCCTTGTCGCTGTCATCGCTCTGGTCGTCTCGCGCATGCCGGGCACCATTGTGCTGACTCCGACTGCTGTGGTCCAGCGCTTCTGGTTCTTCAAGGAAAAGCAGATTCCCTATATCGAAGTGATGGCGGTCAGCGTCTCACAGGCAGGGCGCGCCACACGCGTCATGGGTTCCAACCGGGTCACCATTTTGCATACTCCCAACCACTCCGCGGCCGAAGCCTTCCGCAGCGAACTGGAATTGCGGACCGGCAAAAAAGCTGTGCTGTAAACAGACCCTCGAACTTTCTATCCGCGGTCTGCGTAACTTGCTTCTACAAGGGAGAGCTGTGTATGAAGAAGCTGTTGCTGTGGATGTTGGTCTTTCTGGCAGGCGTGGCGGGTGCGCGGGCACAGGCTCCCGTAGATATAACCGGAACATGGCAGGGCACCATGCAGCCGCAGGGCGCTCCGCGTGAACTGCGTATCCTGCTGAAGATCACAAAAGACGATGGCGTCCTGAAGGTCGTTGCCTACTCCATTGACCAGGGGGGAGCCCCGATGAACGCCACCGCTGCGTCTCTGAAGGGCGATACTTTTACCTTTGAGCAGGCAGCGCTTGCCGCCAAGTATGAAGGCAGGCTCGCTCCCGACGGCAAGAGCATGACCGGCACCTTTGCCCAGGCCGAGCGGCCCACGCCGCTCAACTTCGCCAAGGTCAACCCCGAGGCCGCCTGGGAGATACCCAAGCCGCCCGAGCGGCCCAAGCCCATGGACAAGAGCTACGATCCGGTCTTTGACGTAGCCACCATCAAGCAAAGCAACCCCGATACGCCGGGCATCAACTTCCGCTTCGGCGTCCGCCGCTTCCAGACCATCAACACCACGCTGGTCGACATGCTGAAGTTTGCCTACAAGCTGCAGGACAAGCAGCTCAGCGGACTACCCTCCTGGGCCAACGAGATCAAGTGGGATGTCGATGGCCGCCCCGATGGCGAAGGCCAGCCCAGCGCCGACCAGTGGCGCTCTGCCCTGAAGAAGCTGCTGGTCGAACGCTTTCAGCTCAAGTTCCACACCGAAGACCGCGAGCTGCCCGTCTACCTGCTGGAGCAGGCGAAGGGCGGCCAAAAGATGTCGCTCAACGAAAGTGGTCCGGATCGCGGCGCAGGTCTTCTCTTCCGTGGCCCTGGCATCTTTACAGCTCAGAACGCGACCATGGCGGACTTCGCCGGCCTGCTGCAGGAGACTCTTCTGGATCGTCCGGTGCTCGACAAGACCGGCCTCGGAACCGCGCATTACGACTTCAAGCTGACCTGGCAGCCAGATGCAACGCAGTTCGGCGGCCGTTTTGCCAATGCGCCGGTCTTCGATCCCCCACGTCCGGACCTCTACACTGCCGTGCAGGAGCAGGCAGGTTTGAAGATCACTCCCGCCAAGGCTCCGGCACAGGTTTTTGTATTTGAAAAGACGGAGAAGCCATCAGAGAATTAGTTACCGATGGAACGGCCTGCCCGCCGTATGGCTACAAGGGCAGGCCACACACCGGTCCGCAGGAGGCGGAAAGATGTTCATACGGGCCGCGAAGTCGCTGAGCTTTTCCTTGCTTCTCGTGTGTTGCATATCAGGCTTGGCGCAGAACGTCCCGCAGATGGCCGCGGATGCACATCCGTCTTTTGAAGTCGCCACCATCAAAATAAGCAATCCCAATGAACAGGGTCTGGGCTTTCGCCTGAGCGGGGAACGCCTGCTCGCCGTCCACGCCACCCTGTTCGACGTCATCAAGTGGGCATACGGCCTCCAGGCCAAGCAACTCCAGGGTTTACCGGAATGGGCGCTCGTCCAGAGATGGGATATCGAAGGAAAACCCGATGTCCCGGGATCTCCCAACCGGGAACAGGCCCGCGAGATGATGCGTAAACTGCTCACGGATCGTTTTCAGCTCCAGTTTCATATGGAAAAACAGACCATGGCCGTCTACCGGCTGGAACTGATGAGCGGACCTCTGAGGCTGATCAAGAGCACCTCCGGTGAACCCATCCCGGCAATGGGATTTCTTGACCCCGGCCTTCTGCTGGCGCGCAACGCCACCATGGATGAGTTGGCCAGCCTGATGCAGGAACGCCTGCTGGACCGCCCCGTTGCCAATAAGACCGGGCTTACTGGACGTTACGACCTGGCAGTGGACTTCGAGCCGCTCACGCCGCAGAACGACACAGCCGGGCAAGGACTCCCCGCCATGGCCTCTCAACGTTCTGACCTCTTTACCGCGCTCCAGGAGCAACTCGGCCTGCGTCTGCTCCCTGAAAAAGACGAAGTGAATGTGCTGACCGTGGATAAGGCAGAAAAACCCTCGGCTAACTAGGCACTCTGTCTTCTGTTCAAACTACTCGGGGATCAGGTGCTCCACATGGTCCACGATGTACACATGGATCGGCCCCTTCTGGCCTTTCAGCTTCAGCCCCAGTTGCTCCTGCAACTCCGTCGGAAACCATGGCGCGGTGTTCGGCGTGAAGGTTGGCTCCATCTCGTCATAGCCCAGGTTCAACACAAAGTCGACATTCTGATTCACTCCGGTCATGTCCACCACGGTGCGTTGCAGCCCCGTGTCTCCCGTGTAAGGAGCCACCAGCGCCGCAGCCACCAGGCTCAAGGGAACGTTCCGTCCGCCCACCGTAATCATGGACTTCGTCTCGGTCGGGGGATGCGGGTTCGGTAACCCGACGACAACACCGCACATCGGCGGATAGCCATCCTTTGGCATTTGTAGCCGACCTTCCGGCGGCGGTTGATCGCATGTCGCATCGTCAGCCGGGTGAATCCTCATCTGCGGTCCAAACTTCCCCGCCGTGCTTTGCACCATGGCATAAATGTTGGTCTCGATGGTTTCGGTATGGACCTTCAAGCCGAAGCGCTGTTCCAGCAGCGATCGCACCATGGCACGCATCTCGTCCTTGGTTGCATTCACCTTGTCTGTCTTCGCATCCACGTCAAAACGCTCGTTCAATACAAAGTCCGGGACATGGTGCTTCAGGTAGTTCTGCTGGTCTCCAGACATCTTGTAGGCAAACGCAATCAGCGTACGCAACGACTTGTTCCGCACGCGAAACAGCCCATGCGTGTCCTCGTAGAGGTCGCCAGGGTCAAGATCGACATTCGTCATAGGCGGAGGGCCGTACGGCGGCACGCCCAGGGTATTCAGTTTGACCGTGGCCACTTCAAACTCCACGTGCGGTATCGCAGCCATCTGCGCAGCCTGTGTCTCTTCTGCATGGGCAAAGACAGACGCTGCATGCACGCGCAACATACCGAGCGACAGTGGTGCAAACACGGCAACCAGCAGTAGACCCAGCAACCCTGCCAGTCGCATGCACCCAAGCCGCTCTGCTGGTCCGCCCCGCAGGATATGCGCAAGTCTGCGTTTCAACTCCGCACCGGTCATGCCCGACGCATACAACACCGGCATCGCTACATAGCCACGGCACACCGCAAGAATGCTTTCCGCATAGAGATGCGGGTCTGCCTGGGCGCGCAGCACGGCTTCATCACACGCCAGCTCACGCTCTTCAAGCAGATGGTTCCTGATCCACCACACCATCGGGTGAAACCAGAAGACCGCCTGCACCGCCATGTGCAGCATCGCCGTAAGATTGTCGCGCCGTCGTACATGTTCCATCTCATGCATCATCAGCGCTTCCATCTGCGCTCCGCTCAGTTGCGCCTGCATACCCGCCGGCAAAACAATGACAGGTCGTAGTACACCGAAGACTCCCGGCTCCATCCGCGTTTGCGAAAGATAGACCGGCACCTCCCCACACAGCTCCACAGGTGCGGCCTGACGCACTACGCCGCGCAGGCGTTGCCACTCCCGCCCCCAGAGAGAAGCAAGGCACATGGCTCCCAGTCCCCACGCGGCGAGCAGAGACGCGACAAGCCACGTGTGCTTGCCCTTGTCTTTGACCGTCGCACGCGGCTCTACCGCCACTGCGCTTGCCTCGTCGCTGGTGAACGGTTGCGCAACGGTCTGCATGCTTTGTTCCACGACCGGCATGGCCGGCACAACACGCGACGCGGAGCGCATGGAACTGCCCCAGGAAACCAGCAGCGCAAGCGGTAACAGGAACTTCAGCGAAGCCGCCATCCATACCGCGTAGCGCACACGTGCCTGCTGACGCCGCAGAAGAAGGGTCATCGCCCACGCGGCCGCGGCAAACAACGTGCTTTGCCAAAGGTGGTTTGAAACAGCACTCAGCCCATCGCTCCACAGCATGACTGCCTCCTTGTTTCCTACGGTAGTGCGCGTCTATTTCTTCTTGTCCCTGGCCATCGCTTTCAGCATCTGTTCTGCATCTTTTACATCGTCCATGGTCAGCTTGCCTGACCGCACAAGGTGCGCCATCAGCGGCTGCGACTTGCCGCCCAGCATGGACAGCAACTCATCGATGACACGACTCTGCGCCTTGTCGCGCGTCATGGCTGCGGCATACATGTGGAAGTTTCCCACCTTGCGCGTGCGCTTCAAGGCACCCTTGGTTTCAAGGCGGTTCACCACCGTCTGCACCGTGGTATACGCTGGACGCTTGCGTGCCGGAAAGCTCTCATGTATCTCGCGGATCGATGCCTCCGGCCGCGACCACAGCGCCTCCATCACCTGAAACTCCTGCCTGCTGAGCCGGATCTCTCCCACGGGTTCACCTCACCTACTACAGATGTAGGAATTAAATACTACACCTGTAGTAGAAAAACAAGGCCTCTTTCGACTGCCTGCCTGGAGCCCTCTGTTCCGCCCGGCTTATCGATGCATGCCCACCAGCGAAATGCCGCCCGTCAGCATGAAGTCATAAGGACGGTCTCTCCCGAGACCCACACCCGTCTGCAAAGACCCGTTCAGCGTTCCTCCAAAGATCTTCTTCAGGCCACGGCCATAACTTAGCGTGGCGGAGGAAGGCTGCTTGCGATTGGCCTCGTCGATCCTGAGATTCACATCCCCGTTGATCCACCATTGCAGACTGCGCGCGCTATACACCCCGTAGAGATCAAGGTCGGTGCGGTTGATCCGCGCACGGCTCTCCTGCCCGGCCAAGGAAACCTGCTGTTGCACAAACTGGGCCAGCAGAAACCGCGGTCCCCAGAAGCGCGCATACGCCGCACTTGGAGTAACGCTCCACTTGCCCGTGCCCACGGCATCGTCCTGCGAGGTTGGCAACGTGAGCGTCCCCGTCAGCAGGACACCGTGACTGGACGTAACGTGGGGAATCCACTGCGACTTCAACGCAAGATCACTCAGCACAAGCGACCCATGCGCGGGCGTCATAGGGCTGGCGGTCGCAAACGGCACCGAGATGCCCAGGCTCATGGAAGCGTTGCGCAACGGCTCCGTGTAGCCCAGCGACGAGGTAAACCCATGACCATTCGACAGGTGATCCCATTCCTGGCTGAACGAGAGTGTTCGAAAAAGAAACGTCGGGTTCTTTGAAACCGCGGGTTTCTCCGCAACAGAAGCATCCGTAGAGCGCGGTCGGGACTGGGCACGCGCCGGTACAACAGTCATCCCCGCCACCAGCAACATCACCGGCAATAAGTAACTCTTCATCGATTTCATTCCGCTGCTAACAACAGAAAGCGCCCGCCTCGTCAGAAGCGGGCGCTTCGGTGGATGGTTACTTCGCCAGCTTGCTGTCGAACCAGATCTTCCACATTGGGGTTGCCGTGGCGTAGGTGCCGCGATGCGTCGTCTTGCCCGTGGAGATAGCCTCCACCTGCATATTGCCGCTCCCCATGGCGCGCTGATAGTTCATGGCAAGTTCTCCAATGCCAATCGCGATCGCCTCGTCCGTTTCGCCATAGTAGTTATGCACCGGGCTCTTGATCACCCAGCGGTAGGCCTGCGTCTGGGCAGAGAGGCGGCCAAAAGCTGAGTTCGCGAAATACTGCGGATTGAAGTACTCCGGCCGGATAAGCTTGTGCAGGTCCGTTGGTACCTGCTTCGGATCAAACGGCAGCCGTTCATAGGCGCGGCGTGACACGTCGTAATACTCGTCGTTGATCAGCGCGTGCGCCAGGCCCGGCACGTTGTAATAGTTTTCAAACGAGAAGGAAGCCAGGATAAAGATCGTCGTCAGCCAGTCCGCATCGAACGGCCGCGGAAAGTCCAGCACGCCGCTGAAGGTCGCATAGCCATCCACCGGAGCACTGGCGGTCGCTGCCGCATCCACGGTGATACCAGCGGCCTCCAGCTTTTCCAGCATAGCCATGGTCACAAAGCCGCCCTGCGACCAGCCGCCGAGAAACAGCTTTGGCGATGCAATCTTCATCTGGGCCAGCACGGCGCGGCTGGCCATCAACATGTCATAGGTGGCCTGCTGGTGGCTTCCCTTCACCAGGTAGCCCTCCGGCTCCTTTGAGATACCCATGCCGAAGTAATCGGCGCCGATGACGATGTAGCCCTGGCCGGCGAACTGCGCCAGCATCAGCTGGGTTTCAGGCGATTGTTCCGGGTAGGAAGGTACCTGCTGCTTTCCGTACACGGTTCCGTGCTGATACGAAACCATCGGAAAGCTCGCGCCGGCCAGCTCTGGAATCGCCAGCAGTCCGGAAGCAACAATCGGTTTGTTGTTCTGTTCCGGAACGACCGAGTTGTAGGTCACACGGTAAAGCTTTACGGCATTGCGCGCCGGCGTATACGTAACGTTCACGCCAAAGAACTTGGGCGTGTCGGTCTTCAATACCTGGTTGAGTTTGTCCGCATCCCAGCGGCCGATGTACTGGTAGCTGACGCCGGATGTCACCTGCACCGGCGAAGCATCCTGCGCTGTGGCAGGAACCGCGAGCGATGCAAAGCTGGTTGCCAGAAAAAGTACTGCAAGAAAACGAACAAGACGAGCCACAAGTCCCCCGGAATCATTGCGAGACATCCTTCGAACAGACGTCACTGCGTTTGCTTGATGGAATAAGTGGGCTTGTTATACCACGCGCTCCCGGCCAACCGCCATGCCACAACCACCAGGTGCCTCCACGGGTTGCAGACGCAGAAAAGGGACGGCTCTCGCCGTCCCTTTTCCATCGGTCCATACCACCTGGACACTACTGGTTGAAGTTTGGTTCTTCGTCCTCTTCCGCGCCATAGCGGCGCAGCAGGTTCGGCAGGTTCTGGCTGAAGGCTGCCTTCGGCATTACCGTGTCGCAACCAACCTCGGTAGCCTTGGCCTTCAGGTCGCCCTGCAGCACGGAGAGGAAGCCGAGGATGGAAACCTTGCGCTTCAGCTTGGTGCGGATCTTCGGGATCAGCGTCAACGGCTTGGCGGCGGTGTTGTTCAGGTCGAATACGATCAGTGCCGGCCGCGTATGCTCCTCGCCAGAGAACAACTGTGCCAGCTGCTCTGGATCGTTCTTCGAGAAGGCCACCTTCACACCCAGCTTGCGGGCCGCTTCGTTGATCTTCGCCGTCAGGAATAGATCGTCGACGAAGAAGTAGATGTGTGTCGGCGCATCTTCACGAATCACCGTGGTGGTGACGGGGGCGCGCAACTCGGGCGGCAGACGGTCAATGTTGCCACCCTCAAAGTCATAATTGCGGCGCTGCTTGGAATGGCCGCCGCGCGTGTTGCCGTTCATCTCCATCGTCGAGGGAGACGTCTCCGCGTAGTTGCCATTGGCCTCGCGGTAGCTGTGGTCCATGGGACCGACAAAGCTGCGCGGACCCTTTGGCTTCTGCTTGCGGCGGGCAAATCCGTTGCTGCCATTCACGCTGTTGCCGGGCTCAATCTGGTTGCCGGGGCTGTACTCGCCACCAGTGCGCTGGCGTTCTCGACGCCGCTGCTTCTTCTTCCAACGCTTGGCGCTGGGGCTGTTCTGTCCCTGTCCCTGGCTTTGGCCCTGCGGGCTGCTGGCCTGGGGCTGGCGGGGCTGGGGAACAAAATCACTATCCTCACCACTCTGGATGACAATCTGGCCTTCTGCTGGCGCTGCCACGGCATCTCCGGTCTTGCTCTTGCGGCGGCGGCGACGACGGCGGCTGCTGCGGGATGTCCCCTGACCTGGGGCGGTGGATTGTCCGTTCTCGGAGCTTACAGGTGGCGGTGCCTGAGGCGCGGATGCCTCGGGTACGTTCTGCTCTGAATTCATGCTTCCACTTCCTGATTCACGTGCATCTTTTCGGTCCGAATGGCTCCGGGTCGCGTTTTATCAGGCACAGCGGCATCGAAAGCCGCATCCTGCGCAACCTTGGCGTCTAAAACCGGAACATCTTTGTCGGAGAAAACTGTCTCAAGTTCTACTCGAAAGGAGCTTCTTCTCGTCTATCTCTGGCTGTGTTCGCCGGCACCGTGTGCAGGCGCTTCCCACAACCCTTCGGCACACCCGTGTAACCGGTGAAGCCGTTTATCCATATGCCTGTAAGAATTGGAAACCCGGCGGGCCGTTCGAATCGCTCCATATGAGTCGATCACGGCCTCAGCCTTCCGATAGGCAACACCATACTACCCGAGGCCAGGGGGCTTGGCAAGCCAGCATTCCTGCCACTTAAGTGCAAAAGGCTACCGTTGTCGGTAGCCTTTCACAATGGCCATCACTGGCCTCCCATAAAATGGTTCCTAACCAGGAACCGGAAACCGTACCGGGGTTCACGTGCCTCTTTGGGCTGTGATATCTCTCCGGTCCGTTCGGTGCGTGCGTCTCGCGCATCTGCGAACCACCCTTCCTATATGCAAGGCTAGTGCCAAACTCTATTCAATTCAGAATCAACAACTTGCCGGTCAGGCTTCACAGTGTCTCTATTTTCTTTGGAATCCCATAGGCAGCAGACCTACGGTTTTCCATAGAACGAGACTGTTCTAGCGCTGGCAGGACGGGCAGTAGTGCGTTCCCCGTCCTGCCACCAGTACCCGCTTGACCGGCGTTTTGCAGGTAAGGCACGGGTCGCCCGTCCGCAGGTAGACCCGGTGCTCCAACTGAAAGAAGCCGCGCATGCCGTCGGCATCCACGTAGTCGGAAACCGAAGATCCGCCCAGCTTGATGGCGTGTTGCAGAACCGCTTTCAGAGCTTTCTGCAGCCGTTCCAACTCCACCCTTGTCAGCCGTCCGGCGTGTTTTGTAGGGCGGATCCCGGCGCGGTGCAGGCTCTCATCGGCATAGATATTACCGACTCCGTGCAGCAGTTTCTGGTTCAAAAGTGCGCTTTTAATGGGTGTTTTGCGGCCCCGGAAGAGCGCAATAAACTCGTCAATTCCAATTTTCAGAGGCTCAGCGCCTGGCCCAGCATAGCCGCGATCCACGCTGACCCGGCCAAACCGCCGCGGGTCGATAAACCGCACCTCGCGCCCTGACTTCAGATGCAGAACCGCGTGGGTATGCGGCGGCAAAGCGACATCGGCATCGTTCACCAGCAGGCGCCCCGTCATGCCCAGGTGCACCAGGAACTGATCTCCGCCTGCCAACTCAAACACGACCGTCTTGCCGATGCGGTGAACCTTACTGATCTTCTTTGTTTTCAGCGTTTCCGCGATCAAATCCGGGGGCGATTTCAGTGGCTCGGGCTTCTCGCCCAGCCACACGGAGACGATCGTATCGCCTGCTACGCGCTCGTTCAGGCCATTGGCAACGGTTTCAACCTCAGGAAGCTCAGGCACCTCCTGATTAGACAGCATTTGGGCCGGTTTCCGCATCTGAAGCTGTCTATCGGCGGATAGACGCTGTTTTGGTCTTTCCCCGGAAGGAGACAAAGCGATGCGTAGACTCGCAACCCTTGCACTTTGCGGCGCGATGCTGGCCCCCGTGGCCACTCCCGCCTTTTCTCAGCAGCGCCACGACGGTTTTTATGACGGGGCGCACCGCAGCTACTCCCGCAACGGCTACAACGACCAGTACGACCGGCGTTACTACCAGCAGCGCAAAGACAACGGCATTGGGCCGGGCAAAGGCGCGCTGATCGGTGGCGCGGGTGGTGCTGCTCTTGGAGCGCTGTTCGGCGGCGGCATGAAGGGCGCCCTGATCGGCGGTGCCGCCGGTGCCGGTGTGGGAGCTCTTGCCGGAAAGGCTGCCCAGAACAAGCGCCGGAACGACCGCAACCGCGATTATCGCGACTACCGTTACAACCGCCGGTAAACCAGCCACAGTGACCCAGGAGAGATAACGATGAAGACGATGGTACTTGCAGCAGTCATGATGGCCATTCCCGGCGCTCTGGTGGCCCAAGGCGTGAGCGGAACAACCCGGATGAAGGGTGAGGAGCCAAAACCCACCGCAAGCGCACAGAGCGGCGCCACGATGGCTGGAGAAAGTTCCGGCAACTGGACCAGCGAACAACTGCTCCCGTTGACCGTGCATGAAGCCTGGGTGCAGAGCGGTCGCAACGAAGACCGCTTCTTCGACATGGTGAAACAACTGGCCGAGTTCAGCGCGCAGAAGCGCGGCCTTACGCTGCCGGAAACCGAAACCGCGGGACAGAAGGCAGGCGACTGGATCAAGAAGGAAGCGAAAAAGGATCCGGACCAGTTGCTGTACGTCGTGGTGGACCGGGCTGTAGTGAAGGTAGGGACAAAGGGCTCCGCCGTCGCCGGCCGTTAGGCGGCGAAATAGGCCCCAAACTCCGTTGGGGTAAGAATGCCTTTAAGAACAATGGTTGAAAGATAAGAGTTATTCCGTAGTCTTAACCGTTTGTCGCGGAAAAGTGGATATTAGGCTCAAGTGATGCAGTATCAGTCACTTGAGCCTTTGTCTTGATTTAGAAAACCCGCCGGAAGAAAACGAACGTTTCGGACAGTTCCGTGGACCCCGGAAGGTTGCGTCCTATTAAATCCAAGATTTCCACGGTACCCTCATATCCACAGTGCGAAAGACGGGTGTGATTTAACGGAAATCCCATTTTTTAAGGCGATTCGTGCGGCTTAATTCGCACCCGCTTTTGCACACCGCGTTAGGAAAAGTGGAATTTTCCTCAATATCCACAGGGTTTTCCTTAACTGGAAAAGCGCGGCCAAATCGCTGCAGTATCCGTCAGAATCTGCATATGTCCATCCATCTCCGGGCGGTGACTGTCGTGCTGCTGACGGCATGGGTTGCACCGCGCGCGCAGCAGGCAGCCGATCCTCCGGCGAGTGCTCTTCATGAGCAGGCGGTGCGCCTTTTCTCGGAAGCAAAGCCCTACATCGATCTTCCCCTCCAGAAGCTGGAGCACCAGGTGGAGGAACTTCATGGGCTGAAGGCGGACGAGGACCAGGAGAAGCTGGAGGACGTGCTGGAGAGCGCCAGCGCGGCTGTGCTGCAGCAACTACCCCGCGTTCCGAACCTGGTGGCGCGGGAGGATGTTGCCTTTGAGACCGAGCAGTCTCAAATGGTGCGGGGCGCCGGCTTTGGCCGCAGGGGTGGAGGCGGCGTGTATGGCGTCGGAGACCGCCAGCTTGCCGTGATCCGTGAGAACAGCTACGAGTTTGTCATTCGTCGCCAGAAGGATGACGAGGGGATTCCCGTTCTGCAGGAGTCTCGCCGCGACCCGCGTACGGAGAAGGAGCCGGAAGGACAGCAATTGCCACAGGCGCTGGGATTCAGCCAGCTATGGATGTTGTTTACCCGGGAGGAGCTGCATCATCAGCGCTATCGCT
Protein-coding regions in this window:
- the mutM gene encoding bifunctional DNA-formamidopyrimidine glycosylase/DNA-(apurinic or apyrimidinic site) lyase, with protein sequence MPELPEVETVANGLNERVAGDTIVSVWLGEKPEPLKSPPDLIAETLKTKKISKVHRIGKTVVFELAGGDQFLVHLGMTGRLLVNDADVALPPHTHAVLHLKSGREVRFIDPRRFGRVSVDRGYAGPGAEPLKIGIDEFIALFRGRKTPIKSALLNQKLLHGVGNIYADESLHRAGIRPTKHAGRLTRVELERLQKALKAVLQHAIKLGGSSVSDYVDADGMRGFFQLEHRVYLRTGDPCLTCKTPVKRVLVAGRGTHYCPSCQR